A part of Setaria viridis chromosome 8, Setaria_viridis_v4.0, whole genome shotgun sequence genomic DNA contains:
- the LOC117833852 gene encoding probable methyltransferase PMT2: protein MANKGSSGARSPLSLVVAMALCCFFYVLGAWQRSGYGKGDSIAAAVNRQAACGGDAAAAGLSFETHRSGDAAIDTNASAAVGAGPEFPPCAAALADHTPCHDQDRAMKFPRKNMVYRERHCPAGADDRLRCLVPAPPGYVTPFPWPKSRDYVPFANAPYKSLTVEKAVQNWVQYEGAVFRFPGGGTQFPKGADEYIDRLSSVVPFAGGHVRTVLDTGCGVASLGAYLDSRGVIAMSFAPRDSHEAQVQFALERGVPAFIGVLGSVKLPFPPRSFDMAHCSRCLIPWAGNGGMYMMEIDRVLRPGGYWVLSGPPINWKTNHKAWERTEADLSAEQQRIEEYAAMLCWEKVTEINEIGIWRKRPDPAAACPDRPPVRTCDEANPDDVWYKNMETCITPPAGAGAGELQPFPARLTAVPPRILSGAVPGFTAESYAEENWRWERHVEAYKKVNYKLSTERYRNIMDMNAGVGGFAAAIFSPRAWVMNVVPTAAELSTLGVIYERGLIGMYHDWCEAFSTYPRTYDLIHANGIFTLYKDRCKMEDILLEMDRILRPEGTVILRDDVEILLKVQRTVKGMRWKTLMANHEDSPNIGEKVLFAVKRYWTADSEGSEEQKNTDSSSEGKGSEE, encoded by the exons CGGCAAGGGCGacagcatcgccgccgccgtgaaccGCCAGGCGgcctgcggcggcgacgccgccgccgcggggctcaGCTTCGAGACCCACCGCAGCGGGGACGCGGCCATCGACACCAATGCGTCGGCAGCGGTCGGCGCGGGTCCGGAGTTCccgccgtgcgcggcggcgctggcggaccACACGCCGTGCCACGACCAGGACCGCGCCATGAAGTTCCCCCGCAAGAACATGGTGTACCGGGAGCGGCActgccccgccggcgccgacgatcGGCTGCGGTGCCTggtcccggcgccgccggggtacGTGACGCCGTTCCCGTGGCCCAAGAGCCGCGACTACGTGCCTTTCGCCAACGCGCCGTACAAGAGCCTCACCGTCGAGAAGGCCGTCCAGAACTGGGTCCAGTACGAGGGCGCCGTCTTCCGCTTCCCCGGTGGCGGCACGCAGTTCCCCAAGGGCGCCGACGAGTATATCGACCGCCTCTCATCCGTCGTCCCCTTCGCCGGCGGCCACGTCCGCACCGTCCTCGACACCGGCTGCGGC GTGGCGAGCCTGGGCGCGTACCTGGACTCCCGGGGCGTGATCGCCATGTCGTTCGCGCCGCGGGACTCGCACGAGGCGCAGGTGCAGTTCGCGCTGGAGCGCGGCGTGCCCGCGTTCATCGGCGTCCTCGGCTCCGTCAAGCTCCCCTTCCCGCCGCGCTCCTTCGACATGGCGCACTGCTCCCGCTGCCTCATCCCCTGGGCCGGCAACg GAGGGATGTACATGATGGAGATCGATCGCGTGCTCCGGCCGGGCGGCTACTGGGTGCTCTCCGGCCCGCCGATCAACTGGAAGACGAACCACAAGGCGTGGGAGCGCACGGAGGCCGAcctctccgccgagcagcagcgCATCGAGGAGTACGCCGCCATGCTCTGCTGGGAGAAGGTCACCGAGATCAACGAGATCGGCATCTGGCGGAAGCGgccggaccccgccgccgcctgcccggaCAGGCCGCCGGTCCGGACCTGCGACGAGGCCAACCCCGACGACGTCTGGTACAAGAACATGGAGACGTGCatcacgccgccggccggcgcgggcgccggcgagctgcagcCGTTCCCGGCGCGTCTGACGGCCGTGCCGCCGCGGATTCTGTCCGGCGCCGTGCCGGGCTTCACGGCGGAGTCGTACGCGGAGGAGAACTGGCGGTGGGAGCGGCACGTGGAGGCGTACAAGAAGGTGAACTACAAGCTCAGCACCGAGCGGTACCGGAACATCATGGACATGAACGCCGGCGTGGGCGGGTTCGCCGCGGCGATCTTTTCCCCCAGGGCGTGGGTCATGAACGTCGTGCCGACGGCCGCCGAGCTCTCCACCCTCGGCGTCATCTACGAGCGGGGCCTCATCGGCATGTACCATGACTG GTGTGAAGCTTTCTCTACATACCCAAGGACATACGACCTTATACACGCCAATGGAATCTTCACCCTCTACAAGGACAG GTGCAAGATGGAGGACATCCTGCTTGAGATGGACCGGATTCTTCGCCCGGAGGGGACCGTGATCCTTCGGGACGACGTCGAGATCCTGCTGAAGGTGCAGAGGACGGTGAAGGGAATGCGGTGGAAGACGCTGATGGCAAACCACGAGGACAGCCCGAACATCGGTGAGAAGGTGCTCTTCGCCGTGAAGCGATACTGGACCGCCGACAGCGAGGGTTCGGAGGAGCAGAAGAACACGGACAGCTCTTCAGAAGGCAAGGGTTCAGAGGAATAA